AGCTGGAAGACGTCAGGGCAGAGCGCTGGGGCGACGCCGCATCCTATGCAGAGCTTCCTATCGACCCTAACCCTCAGCGTCATAACATATGTTGCGTGGATTAATTTAAAAGTTTATGCGCTTCAGCCCCACGATATGTTCGATGAGCGAACCCGCACGCAGCATCACCGATTCACTGAGCTCACACGATCGCGGGTGCGCTCAGTCAGCCCCGACCACCGCGCACAAACAAATTTATACGCTCCATGAGGGCCCAAGCGAGGTGTAGGGATGGAAATAGAGAGGGAGCTCAGGGAAAGTAGGGAGCTGCTTGATGCCCTGATAGAAAAGAGCTTTCCGAGGAGGATAGATGAGAGCTACTTGGAGTGGCTCATGGGGAGGAGGTCGGATGGCTACGATCCGCGGACGATCGAGAGGACTATATTCGAACCAATGTGGGACCTGCTGGCCAGAGGGGGGAAGAGGTGGAGGCCCTGGCTCTTCATGACGATTGCCAGGAACCTGGGAGTGGATCTGGAGAAGTATAAGAATTTGGCTGTGATAGTCGAGCTCCTTCACAACGGATCCCTCATAGCTGACGATATAGAGGATGGAGCCGAGGTTAGAAGGGGAGATAAGGCAATTCACGTGAAGTACGGGCTGGACATAGCCGTCAACCTCTCCTCCGCGATGTACTTCCTCCCAATGAGGCTCCTGATGGAGATGGAGGTGAGCGACTCCACCTACAGGAGGCTAATGAACGCCTACCTGGAGGATATGATAAGGATACACCTCGGCCAGGCGACGGACATAGGATGGCACAGGGGTCTCAGGGACCCCGAAACGATAACCGTGGAGCAGTACTTGGAGATGTGCGCCAACAAGACGGGCGTACTCCCCAGGATGGCGGCCAGATTCGCAGCGATAGCGGCGGGGCTCAGTGCCGATGAGGAGAGAAGGCTGGGGAGGTTCGCCGAATCCATAGGTGTGGCCTTCCAAATACAGGATGACATACTGAACGTCACCAACACCGAGGGACTGGGCAAGGAGTTCGGAGAGGACATAAGGGAGGGAAAGGTCACCCTGATGGTGATCCATACCCTGTCCGCGGCCGATGAGAGGGACAGACTCAGGCTCAAGGAGATACTTTCGATGCACACCAGCGACCCTGCGCTCATCAGGGAGGCCATATCGATAATGGAGAGGTACGGGGCTGTGGATCACGCTAAAGAGGTGGCCAGGAGGATAGTTCTCTCCTCATGGGAGGAGGCCGAGGCGATACTCCCCGAAAACGTATACAAGGAGAAGATAAGGGAGCTGGCGATGTTCTTAGTTGAGAGGAATTTCTGATCAGTCCGATATCTTCTCCAGTGGTTTGACATCGTGGGGGGCTATCTCGCTCATGCCAGCGTGTGTGATCACGGCGAACCTGGCCTTCACCTTGATCTCAGCTATGCTGCGGGCCCCCACATAGCCGAAGGCCGCCTTCAACCCGGCCACGAACCTATCGACTACGGTGGTAACATCCCCCCTGTAGGGGACGAGGCCCTCTATTCCCTCAGCTATGTCCTTCGAGGGTTTGCTGTACCTATCTAGGGCGAACCTCCTCGATCTGGCCGACGGGCTCCCCATGCCCCTGTATATCTTGTACATCTTACCCCCTATCATCATAGTGGAGCCGGGGGACTCCTTAGTCCCGGCCAGGGCGTAGCCCAGCATCACGGCATCCGCTCCCATAGCGAACGCCTTAGCGGCCTCAGCGGGCCCCCTGATACCGCCGTCCGCTATTATTGCTACATCAGCCGAGTGCTTCCTCACGGCCTCATAGGCCTTGGCCACTGCGTAGAGGGTGGGCGCGGCCACGCCGGTCACCTCGCCAGTGGTGCATATGCTCCCGCTCCCTATGCCCACCCTGAGCCCCACCACATCGAGCCTGGTTATCACCTCCTCAGCCGCCTCATAGGTCCCTATGTTTCCCGCTATCACAGGAACGTCCACCTCGGAGATAAGCTTCTTAGTCGCGCTTATCACATTTTCGTTATGGAAGTGCGCAACATCGGTCACGAGCACGTCCACGTAGGGGGCCAGCGTCTTCGCCCTATCCATATCGAAGGGCGAGATCGCCGCGCCGACCCTGAGCCTTCCTTCCTCATCCCTAGTGGCGAAAGGATGGGACTCCCTGTAGAAGACGTCCTTGGCCGTGACGAGTCCTATGAGCTCCCCGGCCTCATTGACCACCGGAAGCTTCTCTATCTTGTGCCTGGCCATTATCCTCCTAGCCTCCTGTGGTGTTATATCAGGCCCGACTGTGATCGGATCCCTGGTCATTATGTCCTTGACCAGCAGGCTGCTCTCCTCGGCGAAGTAAACATCCCTCCTGGTCACTATGCCCACAAGCTTTCCATCGACGACCACGGGAAGTCCTGAGATCCCGTGCTCCCTCATCAGTCTCTTGGCTTCCTCAACGCTGTCTTCAGGGGAAACTGTGATCACGTCCCTTATTATGAAAGATTCCGCCCTCTTCACAGCCCTAGCCATGTTCACCTGCTCCTCAACGCTGCAGTTCCTGTGGAGTATGCCGAGCCCACCTATCCTCGCCATGGCTATGGACATCTCCTCCTCAGTCACGGTGTCCATGGGGGAGGAGAGTATGGGGACGCTGAGCACTATGTCACCTATCCTCGTCGTTAGATCGACGTTGGACGGCTCGATTTCTGTTTTCCCCGGGAGGAGTATCACATCATTGAATGTGAAGGCGAACTCCATGCCGATGGGGTTCCGCATAAATGGAGGGGACTCACGGTCTGATAAACTTTACTCCCCCTCAGGAGCTCCGACCTCCACCGTCCTGACCCTAGGTACGAGGTTCCTCAGGACCCTGCCGTCGTAGTATCCGGAACCGGCGAAGATGTCCCCGAACCTCACCAGGTAGACCCCTTTCTCGGGGAGATCCCTCTTCAAGTTCTCCCCCCTCATCCACCTGCCAAGCTCCTCCTGGCTCAACTCGACCACGTGTTTCTTCGCGCTCCTTCCGATGAGGAAGGAACCCTCTATGCTTATTATGAAACCATACGGGGCCCTCTTGGCTATGTAGACGCCTCTTATGAACTCCCTGCCCTCGAACTCCCTGAGCTCCGGGGAGCATGCTCTCAGTTTATCCTTACCAGATGGGAATATCTCAAGGTCCCGGAGCTCGGATCCGAACCAGTCCCTGACCCAGTCCAGGAACTCCCTTACCCTGGTTTCCTCAGGATCGCCACGAAGAACCCTATCGTGTCGTTGTCCTGAGGGTATATCCTCATGCACCTCTCCATCTCGCTCCCGAACTCCAGGTCCATCCACCTTCTCAGCCCTCTCCTCCAAACGAGGCCCTCCACCCTCGGCTCCTCCAGGGAGGCGCCCAGCTGGAGCAATTTAAAGACGACCCACTCGTTCTCCTTGGGCTCCAGCGTGCAGGTCGAGTAGACCATCAAACCTCCGGGCTTCAGGGTCTCATAGGCCGCCTTGGCCAGGGAGAGCTGGAGCCTGGACATCCTCTCAACGAGCCTCGGACTCCACCTCTGTAAGGCCCCCCAGTTCCTCCTGACCTCGCCCAAGGAGCTGCAGGGGCTGTCGAGCAGGACCCTGTCGAACCTCCCCCTGCCCAACACATCCGGTGCCCTCCTCCCATCGAACATCGTCACGACGACGTTGAGGGAACCCATCCTCTGGACGTTAGAGGCCAGGGCATCCACTCTCTCTGGGCTCACGTCGTTCGCCACTATGATCCCCCTATGGAGCATCATCTCGGCCATCTGGGTGGTCTTGGATCCAGGGGATGCGGCCAGGTCCAGCACGCTCTCCCCCGGCCTGGGGGAGAGGACGACGGGGGGGATCATGGAGGCGGCCTCCTGCACGTAGTAGAGACCAAGCTGGTGCCACTCCGTGTTTCCCAGTCTTTCAGGCCCTCTTATCACCCTGAACCCCTTGTCATACCAGGGAATCCTGGACAGCTCCCAACCCTTTGATGCGAGCAGCGAGATGAACCTATCAGGATCCACCTTCATCGGATTCACTCTTATGCTGGGGATGGGCCTTCTGGCCATGAAGGAGAGGAATGTCTCGTACTCATCACCCAGAAGGGCCCTGTACCTCCTCTCGAACTCCGGCTTTATCAACCCCTCAGGTATCGCATCCATCGGGCACCGGGCCCCGCTCAAGTTAATATCCTCTAGCGGCTCCCCAGCTCGGGATACCATGGAGGAGGTAAAGGAACTAGCGATGATGCTGGCAGCTGAGAACGCGCTCAAGTACGGGAAGGCCGAGTTAAACGCTGTGATTGGGAAGATAATTCACATGAAACCTGAGCTGAAGCCGAGGATCAGGGAGCTGATCCCCCTGATAGAGGAGGTCGTCAGGGAAGTCAACGAGATGCCCAGGGAAGCTCTGGAGGGGCTGGCGGCCGGGGTGAAGAGGGAGAGAAGGGAGGAGGAGAGGAGATGGCCTCCCCTGGCGGGGGCCGAGGAGGGGAAGGTCGTAACTAGGGTGGCGCCTGAGCCGAACGGATACCCAACTCTGGGGCATGCGAAGGGGCTGCTGGTCCCCTTCATCTACGCCAGACTCTACAGGGGCAAGTTCCTACTCAGATTCGAGGACACCAACCCCAGGGTGGAGAGGATAGAGTATTATGAGGCCATAAGGAGCGAGTTCTCTAAGCTCTTGGAGGCCTGTGAGGAGGAGCTGGGGCTCGGCCCTGGGAAGTGGGATGAGGAGATAATAGAGTCCTATCACCTTCCCCGGATGTATGAGCTGGCCGAGAAGATGATAAGGCAGGGAGACGCATACGTCTGCACGTGCCCCGCTCAAGAGGTCAGGAGAAAGAGGAAATTTGGTGTTGAGTGCGAGCACAGAGACCAGCCAGTTGAGAAAAATCTCGAACTTTGGGAGAAAATGCTTGACGGGACCTTCAGGGAGGGAGAGGCTCACCTGAGGATGAAGACCGACATGAGGCACCCGAACGTCACAATGAGGGACCCGGGCATATTCAGGGTGATAGAGGCCGAGCACCCCATACACGGGGATAGGTTCAGGGTCTACCCCG
This is a stretch of genomic DNA from Candidatus Korarchaeota archaeon NZ13-K. It encodes these proteins:
- a CDS encoding RsmB/NOP family class I SAM-dependent RNA methyltransferase, coding for MDAIPEGLIKPEFERRYRALLGDEYETFLSFMARRPIPSIRVNPMKVDPDRFISLLASKGWELSRIPWYDKGFRVIRGPERLGNTEWHQLGLYYVQEAASMIPPVVLSPRPGESVLDLAASPGSKTTQMAEMMLHRGIIVANDVSPERVDALASNVQRMGSLNVVVTMFDGRRAPDVLGRGRFDRVLLDSPCSSLGEVRRNWGALQRWSPRLVERMSRLQLSLAKAAYETLKPGGLMVYSTCTLEPKENEWVVFKLLQLGASLEEPRVEGLVWRRGLRRWMDLEFGSEMERCMRIYPQDNDTIGFFVAILRKPG
- the guaB gene encoding IMP dehydrogenase, which gives rise to MRNPIGMEFAFTFNDVILLPGKTEIEPSNVDLTTRIGDIVLSVPILSSPMDTVTEEEMSIAMARIGGLGILHRNCSVEEQVNMARAVKRAESFIIRDVITVSPEDSVEEAKRLMREHGISGLPVVVDGKLVGIVTRRDVYFAEESSLLVKDIMTRDPITVGPDITPQEARRIMARHKIEKLPVVNEAGELIGLVTAKDVFYRESHPFATRDEEGRLRVGAAISPFDMDRAKTLAPYVDVLVTDVAHFHNENVISATKKLISEVDVPVIAGNIGTYEAAEEVITRLDVVGLRVGIGSGSICTTGEVTGVAAPTLYAVAKAYEAVRKHSADVAIIADGGIRGPAEAAKAFAMGADAVMLGYALAGTKESPGSTMMIGGKMYKIYRGMGSPSARSRRFALDRYSKPSKDIAEGIEGLVPYRGDVTTVVDRFVAGLKAAFGYVGARSIAEIKVKARFAVITHAGMSEIAPHDVKPLEKISD
- a CDS encoding polyprenyl synthetase family protein; translated protein: MEIERELRESRELLDALIEKSFPRRIDESYLEWLMGRRSDGYDPRTIERTIFEPMWDLLARGGKRWRPWLFMTIARNLGVDLEKYKNLAVIVELLHNGSLIADDIEDGAEVRRGDKAIHVKYGLDIAVNLSSAMYFLPMRLLMEMEVSDSTYRRLMNAYLEDMIRIHLGQATDIGWHRGLRDPETITVEQYLEMCANKTGVLPRMAARFAAIAAGLSADEERRLGRFAESIGVAFQIQDDILNVTNTEGLGKEFGEDIREGKVTLMVIHTLSAADERDRLRLKEILSMHTSDPALIREAISIMERYGAVDHAKEVARRIVLSSWEEAEAILPENVYKEKIRELAMFLVERNF
- the gltX gene encoding glutamate--tRNA ligase, with amino-acid sequence MLGMGLLAMKERNVSYSSPRRALYLLSNSGFINPSGIASIGHRAPLKLISSSGSPARDTMEEVKELAMMLAAENALKYGKAELNAVIGKIIHMKPELKPRIRELIPLIEEVVREVNEMPREALEGLAAGVKRERREEERRWPPLAGAEEGKVVTRVAPEPNGYPTLGHAKGLLVPFIYARLYRGKFLLRFEDTNPRVERIEYYEAIRSEFSKLLEACEEELGLGPGKWDEEIIESYHLPRMYELAEKMIRQGDAYVCTCPAQEVRRKRKFGVECEHRDQPVEKNLELWEKMLDGTFREGEAHLRMKTDMRHPNVTMRDPGIFRVIEAEHPIHGDRFRVYPVYDFSVSVMDSLTGVTHAFRSKEFEPHVEVQRQIVRKLGLREYEMIQFGRITVEGIPLSKRYMRPLVESGILDGWDDPRIPTLRGLFRRGMLPRAIVRFFYELGPSKVDATINMEAIASINRKILDPVAKRYMFVPDPIRARIDGLSVPAKASVEVHPNSKEIREVRLEEPEVFVPSSDLATLRPGDELRLRGLITVIVRSINPDEVSLRVSEEQRVKGVRIIQWAPVRGGVPARLLVPETPYSFRMLGGYGEPALREVREGEIVQFVRVGFARLDGRSPLTFILSHE